In Sceloporus undulatus isolate JIND9_A2432 ecotype Alabama chromosome 10, SceUnd_v1.1, whole genome shotgun sequence, the following proteins share a genomic window:
- the MLEC gene encoding malectin translates to MVGRGPPLLTAALLLLPLVPLLLQPPPRGVEGAAELAENVIWAVNAGGEAHVDVHGIHFRKDPLEGRVGRASDYGMKLPILRSNPEDQILYQTERYNEETFGYEVPIKEEGDYVLVLKFAEVYFAQSQQKVFDVRVNGHVVVKDLDIFDRVGHSTAHDEIIPISIKKGKLSVQGEVSTFTGKLNIEFVKGYYDNPKVCALYVLAGTVDDVPKLQPHPGLEKKEEEEDEEEYEEGSSTKKQTNKNRVQSGPRTPNPYASDNSSLMFPILVAFGVFIPTLFCLCRL, encoded by the exons ATGGTGGGCCGCGGGCCGCCGCTTCTGACCGCCGCCCTCCTCCTCTTGCCCCTGGTGCCCCTCTTGCTGCAGCCTCCGCCTCGCGGCGTGGAAGGGGCCGCCGAGCTGGCCGAGAACGTGATTTGGGCCGTCAATGCGGGCGGAGAAGCCCACGTCGACGTCCACGGGATCCACTTCCGGAAGGACCCCCTCGAAGGCCGGGTGGGACGAG CCTCCGACTATGGCATGAAGCTGCCAATCCTGCGATCCAATCCCGAGGACCAGATTCTCTACCAGACAGAACGCTACAATGAGGAGACATTTGGTTATGAGGTCCCCATCAAGGAGGAGGGGGACTACGTTCTTGTGCTGAAGTTTGCAGAAGTCTATTTTGCACAGTCCCAACAGAAG GTTTTTGATGTGCGTGTGAATGGCCATGTGGTGGTGAAGGACCTGGACATCTTTGACAGAGTTGGGCACAGCACAGCTCATGATGAGATTATCCCAATCAGCATCAAGAAGGGGAAGCTGAGTGTCCAAGGAGAGGTTTCAACATTCACTGGGAAACTCAACATTGAGTTTGTCAAG GGGTACTACGATAACCCCAAAGTGTGTGCACTATACGTCCTCGCTGGAACAGTGGATG ATGTTCCAAAGCTGCAGCCCCATCCAGGCttggagaaaaaagaggaggaggaagatgaagaggagtaTGAAGAGGGCTCCAGCACTAAAAAGCAGACCAATAAGAACCGGGTCCAGTCAGGGCCCCGCACACCAAACCCCTATGCCTCGGACAACAGCAGCCTCATGTTCCCTATCTTAGTGGCCTTTGGTGTCTTCATTCCTACCCTCTTCTGCCTGTGCAGGTTGTGA